A window from Akkermansia muciniphila encodes these proteins:
- a CDS encoding (deoxy)nucleoside triphosphate pyrophosphohydrolase, producing the protein MNTLDVCCALIELSAARGPLLLAAKKAAGQSNGLLYEFPGGKLEPGENAQDAIIREIREELGCAVHPVRMLTPVRHGEKERVIRLIPFLCRLDPGALPRPLEHESLGFFSRRTLAELPWAPADRPILKEWLEGAC; encoded by the coding sequence ATGAACACCCTGGACGTCTGCTGCGCCCTGATTGAGCTGTCCGCCGCCCGGGGCCCCCTCCTCCTGGCCGCCAAGAAGGCCGCGGGGCAGTCCAACGGGCTGCTCTATGAATTTCCCGGCGGAAAACTGGAACCCGGGGAGAACGCGCAGGACGCCATCATCCGGGAAATCCGGGAAGAGCTGGGGTGCGCCGTCCATCCCGTCCGCATGCTCACCCCCGTGCGGCACGGGGAAAAGGAACGCGTCATCCGCCTCATCCCCTTCCTGTGCCGCCTGGACCCCGGAGCGCTGCCCCGGCCCCTGGAGCATGAAAGCCTGGGCTTCTTCTCCCGCCGCACGCTGGCAGAACTGCCATGGGCCCCCGCAGACCGCCCCATTTTAAAGGAATGGCTGGAAGGCGCCTGCTGA
- a CDS encoding metallophosphoesterase family protein: MKIGIFSDLHDRTDHLEPAMRQMRLMDCGHFFFLGDCTTPESFLRILELTGGLPLDAVPGNNDYELLLMQRMAANSPAARLHPEHAVITRYGMKFSLSHYPKYAMQEARNGSVDAALYGHTHQAARETYGGCLLANPGELQGRTGRIGFGILDTDSRMMNLHAVDFSAS; the protein is encoded by the coding sequence ATGAAGATAGGCATTTTTTCCGACCTGCACGACCGCACGGACCACCTGGAGCCTGCCATGCGCCAGATGCGCCTGATGGACTGCGGACATTTCTTTTTCCTGGGAGACTGCACCACCCCGGAAAGCTTCCTGCGCATCCTTGAGCTCACCGGCGGCCTGCCGCTGGACGCCGTGCCGGGCAATAATGACTACGAGCTTCTCCTCATGCAGCGGATGGCGGCCAATTCCCCGGCGGCGCGCCTGCACCCGGAACACGCCGTCATCACCCGGTACGGCATGAAGTTCTCCCTCTCCCATTATCCCAAATACGCCATGCAGGAGGCCAGGAACGGCAGCGTGGACGCCGCCCTGTACGGACACACCCACCAGGCCGCGCGGGAAACGTACGGCGGGTGCCTGCTTGCCAATCCGGGGGAACTCCAGGGAAGGACCGGGCGCATCGGCTTCGGCATCCTGGATACGGACTCCCGCATGATGAACCTGCACGCGGTGGATTTCAGCGCATCATGA
- a CDS encoding ABC transporter permease: MKFLPLLKTCIKALVRNPMRAALTILGIIIGIAAVIAMVEIGQGSTLQIKNTIASMGADTLNIRPGAISKSGVNTGAGGRASLTNADCEAIMKDCTMVLRATPVVRASGQVIYGNKNWSPETVEGGSVEYLKIKSWYDMERGQPFSEEDVEQARRVCVIGQTVARELFGDEDPLGKDIRIKNVMFKVIGILQKKGANMMGRDQDDSIILPWTSIRYRLQGLGGGSASSSGKSTTTFNRADKYTANSVDYYTETTDQPYTDAPHPRRFNNIDFIMAQIADPERSSEAIDQITEVIRAKHNLKDGQLDDFRVWDMAEMSRAMSSTTEVMTNLLMIVAMISLVVGGVGIMNIMLVSVTERTKEIGLRMAVGARPQDIMRQFLLEAVLLCVVGGALGIMLGKAISIIVSRTMNWATASSPEAMALAVGVSVFIGLAFGWYPSWKASKMDPIDALRHE; the protein is encoded by the coding sequence ATGAAATTCCTTCCCCTCCTTAAAACCTGCATCAAGGCCCTGGTGCGCAACCCCATGCGCGCCGCGCTCACCATCCTGGGCATCATCATCGGCATTGCCGCGGTGATCGCCATGGTGGAAATCGGCCAGGGGTCCACGCTCCAGATTAAAAACACCATCGCCTCCATGGGGGCGGACACCCTGAACATCCGCCCCGGCGCCATCTCCAAGAGCGGCGTCAACACTGGCGCGGGCGGCAGGGCCTCCCTGACCAACGCGGACTGTGAAGCCATCATGAAGGACTGCACCATGGTCCTGCGCGCCACGCCCGTGGTGCGCGCCAGCGGGCAGGTCATTTACGGCAACAAAAACTGGAGCCCGGAAACCGTGGAAGGCGGTTCCGTGGAATACCTGAAGATCAAAAGCTGGTATGACATGGAGCGCGGCCAGCCCTTCTCCGAGGAAGACGTGGAGCAGGCCAGGCGCGTGTGCGTCATCGGCCAGACGGTAGCCAGGGAACTCTTTGGAGATGAAGACCCGCTGGGCAAGGACATCCGCATCAAGAACGTCATGTTCAAGGTCATCGGCATTCTCCAGAAGAAGGGGGCCAACATGATGGGCCGCGACCAGGACGACTCCATCATCCTGCCGTGGACGAGCATCCGCTACCGCCTTCAGGGGCTGGGGGGCGGGTCCGCCTCCTCCTCCGGCAAATCCACCACCACCTTCAACCGGGCGGACAAGTACACCGCCAATTCCGTGGATTACTACACGGAAACCACGGACCAGCCGTACACGGACGCCCCCCATCCGCGCCGCTTCAATAACATTGACTTCATCATGGCGCAGATTGCGGACCCGGAACGCTCCTCCGAGGCCATAGACCAGATCACGGAAGTCATCCGCGCCAAGCACAACCTGAAGGACGGCCAGCTGGACGACTTCCGCGTGTGGGACATGGCTGAAATGTCCCGCGCCATGAGCAGCACCACGGAAGTCATGACCAACCTGCTGATGATCGTGGCCATGATCTCCCTGGTCGTGGGCGGCGTGGGCATCATGAACATCATGCTCGTCTCCGTCACGGAACGCACCAAGGAAATCGGCCTGCGCATGGCCGTGGGCGCCCGTCCTCAGGACATCATGCGCCAGTTCCTGCTGGAAGCGGTGCTGCTCTGCGTGGTGGGCGGCGCGCTGGGCATCATGCTCGGCAAGGCCATCTCCATCATCGTCAGCCGCACCATGAACTGGGCCACCGCCTCCTCCCCGGAAGCCATGGCCCTGGCCGTGGGCGTCTCCGTATTCATCGGCCTGGCCTTCGGATGGTATCCGTCCTGGAAGGCTTCCAAAATGGACCCCATCGACGCCCTGCGCCACGAATAA
- the ccsA gene encoding cytochrome c biogenesis protein CcsA — MNDNWWALASLILSLAFTGLGWRLLASGRRFLYAHLWMACLFALQTGALCVKAYQTGMCPIRGASEVLFFLSWTINLFYLLLGRAYRMSVLGIFTAPAIALLTALSLLLGVSGADVQGTHDFWVTAHVGVAMMSYGAGGLAAAAGVAFCMQNECLKRRQIPGTCRLLPPIRTLEASMKRLVLVAFILLLAGEWLGWQRHLPINGAKTLIVILLTLGYAALLWRAYRRGMPGRALAYCCVALFIASMSIFLVS; from the coding sequence ATGAACGACAACTGGTGGGCCCTTGCATCCCTCATCCTGTCCCTGGCTTTCACGGGGCTGGGATGGCGTCTGCTGGCCTCCGGCCGCCGTTTTTTATACGCCCACCTCTGGATGGCGTGCCTGTTTGCGCTCCAGACGGGGGCGCTCTGCGTCAAGGCGTACCAGACGGGGATGTGCCCCATCCGCGGCGCCTCGGAGGTGCTCTTTTTCCTCTCCTGGACCATCAATCTCTTTTACCTTCTGCTGGGCCGCGCCTACCGCATGTCCGTGCTGGGCATCTTCACGGCTCCGGCCATTGCCCTGCTGACGGCGCTTTCCCTGTTGCTCGGCGTATCCGGCGCGGACGTGCAGGGCACGCATGACTTCTGGGTGACGGCGCACGTGGGCGTAGCCATGATGTCCTACGGGGCCGGCGGCCTGGCCGCCGCCGCGGGCGTGGCGTTCTGCATGCAGAATGAATGCCTTAAAAGGCGCCAGATTCCCGGCACCTGCCGCCTTCTGCCCCCCATCCGCACGCTGGAAGCCAGCATGAAGCGCCTGGTCCTGGTGGCGTTTATCCTGCTTCTGGCCGGGGAATGGCTGGGCTGGCAGCGGCATCTCCCCATCAACGGGGCCAAGACCCTCATTGTCATTCTGCTGACGCTGGGCTACGCCGCCCTGCTGTGGCGGGCCTACCGCCGCGGGATGCCGGGCAGGGCCCTGGCTTACTGCTGCGTGGCCCTCTTTATTGCATCCATGAGCATTTTCCTGGTAAGCTGA
- the rpmG gene encoding 50S ribosomal protein L33 — protein sequence MPRDIIILECTEAKAEGKPTSRYVTTRNKKSLRTPGRLEKVKYNPFLKRRTLHREMR from the coding sequence ATGCCAAGAGACATCATCATCCTCGAATGCACTGAGGCCAAAGCCGAAGGAAAGCCTACGTCCCGCTACGTCACCACGCGCAACAAGAAGAGCCTGCGTACCCCCGGCCGCCTGGAAAAGGTTAAATACAATCCTTTCCTGAAGCGCCGTACGCTTCATCGTGAAATGCGTTAA
- a CDS encoding ROK family protein produces the protein MTASTIPTIGVDFGGTSIKLGVVKGTEVIAHAPSIATQEYGNPDQLIEAIAQFVNMLRLNHPEVQAIGMGMPGFVNFYQGTVYTLTNVPGWNNVPVRDMLQAACGLPVYVENDANCMAYAEWKLGAGKGKRHLVCLTLGTGVGSGLIVNGDLVRGATCSAGELGQTSIDYRGRLGHYGNRGALEDYVGNREIAADARTLYASHGIDKAIVDCNPIALERAALAGDEVAAQVWRDLAVKLSCALMNCCYLLNPQAIIIGGGVAKAKTLLFQPLQEIMRAQLAAPLVEQLEILPAQFGTEAGILGSAHLALNTHFGETFRA, from the coding sequence ATGACAGCTTCAACCATCCCCACCATCGGCGTTGACTTCGGGGGAACCTCCATCAAGCTGGGGGTCGTCAAAGGGACGGAAGTGATCGCTCACGCGCCTTCCATCGCCACCCAGGAATACGGCAATCCGGATCAATTGATTGAAGCCATCGCCCAGTTTGTGAACATGCTGCGGCTGAACCACCCGGAGGTGCAGGCCATCGGCATGGGCATGCCCGGCTTCGTCAACTTTTACCAGGGAACCGTCTACACGCTCACCAACGTGCCGGGATGGAACAACGTTCCGGTGCGGGACATGCTCCAGGCCGCCTGCGGACTGCCCGTGTACGTGGAGAATGACGCCAACTGCATGGCCTATGCGGAATGGAAGCTGGGGGCCGGAAAAGGGAAAAGGCACCTGGTATGCCTGACCCTGGGCACGGGTGTGGGCAGCGGCCTCATCGTGAACGGGGACCTTGTACGCGGGGCCACCTGCTCCGCCGGAGAGCTGGGGCAGACGAGCATTGACTACCGGGGACGGCTGGGCCATTACGGCAACCGCGGCGCCCTGGAGGATTACGTGGGCAACCGGGAAATAGCGGCGGACGCCCGCACCCTGTACGCCAGCCACGGCATTGACAAGGCCATTGTGGACTGCAACCCCATCGCCCTGGAGCGGGCCGCCCTGGCGGGGGATGAAGTGGCCGCGCAGGTATGGCGGGACCTGGCCGTGAAGCTTTCCTGCGCGCTGATGAACTGCTGCTACCTGCTGAACCCGCAGGCCATCATCATCGGCGGCGGCGTGGCGAAGGCAAAGACCCTGCTTTTCCAGCCACTCCAGGAAATCATGAGAGCCCAGCTTGCCGCCCCGCTGGTGGAACAGCTTGAAATCCTCCCCGCCCAGTTCGGCACGGAGGCGGGCATCCTGGGTTCCGCCCATCTGGCGCTCAACACCCACTTTGGCGAAACGTTCCGGGCCTGA
- a CDS encoding RsmB/NOP family class I SAM-dependent RNA methyltransferase, with amino-acid sequence MSSTQILRLTSKLGLAPEQEQDFLDAMQAGDRSRSALVITPQAPEGYVPPFPADETPRDWGHPSIPALPAGETEARPGSLPDYERGYYYPLDLSSVWETAPLAHLPFRPERCLDLCAAPGGKSILAQTRVAPREHVSNEVHPKRLGILRHNLLRCGFTGLYTQRLRPDQWAELAPGCFDLILADAPCSGQSLLAKGIPNPGCFNSSVTGGNAKRQRGILLAAVRCLAPGGYLLYTTCTYAPEENERNILYLLKRCPDLRTVSVPELEPFRSALTQEACYRLMPFHGAGAGGFTCLLRREGEHGPLPPLPDELLAWPIHAMNQSTP; translated from the coding sequence GTGTCCTCCACCCAAATACTCAGGCTCACCTCCAAGCTGGGGCTGGCTCCGGAACAGGAGCAGGACTTTCTGGACGCCATGCAGGCCGGGGACCGTTCCAGAAGCGCGCTGGTCATCACCCCGCAGGCTCCGGAAGGCTACGTTCCGCCCTTCCCCGCGGATGAAACGCCGCGGGACTGGGGGCACCCTTCCATCCCCGCGCTCCCGGCGGGAGAAACGGAGGCGCGGCCCGGTTCCCTGCCGGATTATGAACGCGGCTACTACTATCCCCTGGACCTCTCCTCCGTCTGGGAAACCGCCCCGCTGGCCCATCTGCCCTTCCGTCCGGAACGCTGCCTGGACCTGTGCGCCGCGCCCGGCGGAAAAAGCATTCTGGCGCAAACGAGGGTAGCCCCGCGGGAGCACGTCTCCAACGAGGTGCACCCCAAACGCCTGGGCATCCTGCGCCACAACCTGCTGCGCTGCGGTTTCACGGGCCTGTACACCCAGCGCCTGCGGCCGGACCAGTGGGCGGAACTAGCCCCCGGCTGTTTTGACCTCATTCTGGCAGACGCCCCGTGCAGCGGACAGTCCCTGCTGGCCAAGGGCATTCCCAATCCCGGCTGCTTCAATTCCTCCGTCACCGGAGGCAACGCCAAACGGCAGCGGGGCATCCTGCTGGCGGCGGTCCGGTGCCTGGCGCCCGGAGGCTATCTGCTGTACACCACCTGCACCTACGCCCCGGAGGAGAACGAGCGCAACATTCTGTACTTGCTGAAACGCTGTCCGGACCTGCGCACCGTATCCGTGCCGGAGCTGGAGCCCTTCCGCTCCGCGCTGACGCAGGAGGCCTGCTACCGGCTCATGCCTTTCCACGGCGCGGGCGCGGGCGGCTTCACCTGCCTGCTGCGCCGGGAGGGGGAGCATGGCCCCCTGCCTCCCCTGCCGGACGAACTGCTGGCCTGGCCCATTCATGCCATGAACCAATCAACACCATGA
- the rpsR gene encoding 30S ribosomal protein S18 has translation MSTEPKTVERRIRFRTCNRQMPRRRLDIPMDQVDLLNPDFLSKFTSETGKILPRRVTGLSAKMHRKVTREIKRARSINLLP, from the coding sequence ATGTCCACTGAACCCAAGACTGTAGAACGTCGTATTCGTTTCCGCACGTGCAATCGCCAGATGCCGCGCCGCCGTCTCGACATCCCGATGGATCAGGTCGATCTGCTCAACCCCGATTTCCTGTCCAAGTTCACCTCTGAAACCGGCAAGATTCTTCCCCGCCGCGTGACTGGTCTGTCTGCCAAGATGCACCGCAAGGTGACCCGTGAAATCAAGCGGGCCCGTTCCATCAACCTTCTGCCGTAA
- a CDS encoding ABC transporter ATP-binding protein, producing the protein MIRLRDITKVYHLGEIDLQVLKGITLDIKEGEFVSLTGASGSGKSTLMNILGCLDRPSSGHYYIAGEDVAKFNAAERATLRNKRIGFVFQNFNLLSRTTALENVMMPAVYAHPTLSMKAMRERSVELLNLVGLSDRMDHTPAQLSGGQQQRVAIARSLINNPSILLADEPTGNLDSTTSKEVLHMFKDLNRRKGITVILVTHDPKIAAFTDRAINMADGLICEGISDTLSKDDV; encoded by the coding sequence GTGATCCGCTTACGTGACATAACCAAGGTGTACCACCTGGGGGAAATTGACCTCCAAGTGCTCAAGGGCATCACCCTGGACATCAAGGAAGGGGAGTTCGTCTCCCTCACGGGCGCCTCCGGCTCCGGAAAATCCACCCTGATGAACATCCTGGGCTGCCTGGACCGCCCCAGCTCCGGCCATTACTACATTGCCGGAGAAGACGTAGCCAAATTCAACGCCGCAGAACGCGCCACGCTCCGGAACAAGCGCATCGGCTTCGTCTTCCAGAACTTCAACCTGCTCTCCCGCACCACCGCGCTGGAAAACGTGATGATGCCCGCCGTGTACGCCCACCCCACTCTCAGCATGAAGGCCATGCGCGAACGCTCCGTGGAACTGCTGAACCTGGTGGGCCTTTCCGACCGCATGGACCACACCCCCGCCCAGCTTTCCGGCGGCCAGCAGCAGCGCGTAGCCATCGCCCGCTCCCTGATCAACAACCCCAGCATCCTGCTGGCGGACGAGCCCACGGGCAACCTGGACTCCACCACCTCCAAGGAAGTGCTGCACATGTTCAAGGACCTGAACCGCCGGAAGGGGATCACGGTCATCCTGGTGACGCATGACCCCAAAATAGCCGCCTTCACGGACCGGGCCATCAACATGGCGGACGGCCTCATCTGCGAAGGGATTTCCGACACGCTAAGCAAGGACGACGTATGA
- the folE2 gene encoding GTP cyclohydrolase FolE2, whose protein sequence is MQELKDTQSEADTRNISIDRVGVKGLRFPIQIQDKLNRIQSTVATVSLAVDLPEKFKGTHMSRFVEALHQHGPLLDVHTALAIPRELLSRLSARRSHVEMEFPFFRAKNAPVTGIEGMMDYVVRFEMEAEADNKLADFKLTVVVPVTTLCPCSKAMSSYGAHNQRGLVTYSVRFASRPVWIEDLIDLVESCASCSLYSVLKRPDEKWVTEKAYENPVFVEDLVRNVALKTQSHSAFSWYRVEAENFESIHNHQAYAVIERDLRS, encoded by the coding sequence ATGCAGGAACTGAAAGATACCCAGTCTGAGGCGGATACGCGCAATATCTCCATTGACCGGGTGGGTGTCAAGGGACTGCGCTTCCCCATCCAGATTCAGGACAAGCTCAACCGCATCCAGTCCACCGTGGCAACGGTTTCCCTGGCGGTGGACCTGCCGGAAAAGTTCAAGGGCACGCACATGAGCCGCTTTGTGGAGGCCCTTCACCAGCACGGCCCCCTGCTGGACGTGCATACGGCCCTGGCCATCCCCCGGGAACTGCTCAGCCGCCTGTCCGCTCGCCGCTCCCATGTGGAAATGGAATTCCCGTTCTTCCGCGCCAAGAATGCCCCCGTGACCGGAATTGAAGGGATGATGGATTACGTGGTCCGTTTTGAGATGGAGGCGGAAGCGGACAACAAGCTGGCGGACTTCAAGCTGACCGTGGTCGTTCCCGTGACGACGCTCTGCCCCTGTTCCAAGGCCATGAGTTCCTATGGAGCCCACAACCAGCGCGGGCTGGTCACCTACTCCGTGCGCTTCGCCTCCCGGCCCGTCTGGATTGAAGACCTGATTGACCTGGTGGAATCCTGCGCCAGCTGCTCCCTGTACAGCGTGCTGAAAAGGCCGGATGAAAAATGGGTGACGGAAAAGGCTTATGAAAACCCCGTTTTTGTGGAAGACCTGGTGCGGAACGTGGCGCTGAAAACGCAGAGCCATTCCGCCTTCAGCTGGTACCGGGTGGAAGCGGAAAACTTTGAATCCATTCACAACCACCAGGCGTACGCCGTCATTGAACGCGACCTGCGCTCCTGA
- a CDS encoding efflux RND transporter periplasmic adaptor subunit, which translates to MKGFIKLIIVIVVLAGAWFAWEQWKGNEAIQVEYQTEPLEKGDLMITIDATGVTEPDELVDVGAQVSGIIMEFGKDLDGKVVDYSSPVKAGQMLAEIDKLPVQLDVQRAEASKAQASAGIARARADIQQAKAKHHQAKLDRERAEKLGPGDALSKSSYDQYIADEETARANVAVAEASLLEAEASLKQAEAALKKEMRNLEYTTIQSPVDGVVVKRLVNIGQTVVSSMSASSLFYIATDLSKLKIWAAVNEADIGSIRKGQEVIFTVDAFSGRKFKGTVDKIRLDATMTSNVVTYIVDIDVPNPDKLLIPYLTANVQFVVEDIRNAFLVSNAALRFQPETDLIGAEQKRTLEQMQPELAAPAQSGQEKKAVVWELRDAVLYPHLVTRGESNGMLTVVKGETLREGMEIVSTAQILNRSGNSGDGTSASAGGENPFAPKMPPRRKPSTGNTKAASGNGGPPPPP; encoded by the coding sequence GTGAAGGGATTTATCAAACTCATCATCGTCATTGTCGTTCTCGCAGGCGCCTGGTTCGCCTGGGAACAGTGGAAAGGGAATGAAGCCATTCAGGTGGAGTACCAGACAGAGCCCCTGGAGAAGGGGGACCTGATGATCACCATTGATGCCACCGGCGTCACGGAACCGGATGAACTGGTGGACGTTGGCGCGCAGGTCAGCGGCATTATCATGGAGTTCGGCAAGGATCTGGACGGCAAGGTGGTGGATTACTCCAGCCCGGTGAAGGCGGGGCAAATGCTCGCGGAGATTGACAAGCTGCCCGTGCAGCTGGACGTGCAGCGGGCGGAAGCCTCCAAGGCGCAGGCATCCGCCGGAATCGCCCGCGCCAGGGCGGACATCCAGCAGGCCAAGGCCAAGCACCACCAGGCCAAGCTGGACCGGGAACGCGCGGAAAAGCTGGGACCGGGGGACGCCCTGTCCAAATCCAGCTATGACCAGTACATTGCGGATGAAGAGACCGCCCGCGCCAACGTGGCCGTGGCGGAAGCCTCCCTGCTGGAAGCGGAAGCATCCCTGAAACAGGCGGAAGCCGCGCTGAAAAAGGAAATGCGCAACCTGGAATACACCACCATCCAGTCCCCCGTGGACGGCGTGGTGGTCAAGCGCCTGGTGAACATCGGCCAGACGGTGGTTTCCAGCATGAGCGCCTCCAGCCTTTTCTACATCGCTACGGACCTCTCCAAACTTAAAATCTGGGCCGCCGTGAATGAGGCGGACATCGGCAGCATCCGCAAGGGGCAGGAAGTGATCTTCACCGTGGACGCCTTCTCCGGCCGCAAATTCAAGGGGACGGTGGACAAAATCCGCCTGGACGCCACCATGACCTCCAACGTGGTCACCTACATTGTGGACATTGACGTGCCCAACCCGGACAAGCTCCTCATTCCCTACCTGACGGCCAACGTCCAGTTTGTCGTGGAGGATATCCGGAACGCCTTCCTGGTCTCCAATGCCGCGCTCCGCTTCCAGCCGGAAACGGACCTCATCGGCGCCGAACAGAAAAGAACCCTTGAACAGATGCAGCCTGAACTGGCCGCTCCCGCACAAAGCGGACAGGAGAAAAAAGCCGTGGTCTGGGAACTCAGGGATGCTGTTCTTTACCCCCACCTGGTCACCAGGGGGGAAAGCAACGGCATGCTGACGGTCGTCAAGGGGGAAACGCTCCGGGAAGGCATGGAGATTGTCTCCACGGCGCAGATACTGAACCGCTCCGGAAACTCCGGTGACGGAACGTCCGCCTCCGCCGGCGGTGAAAACCCGTTTGCGCCCAAGATGCCTCCGCGCCGCAAGCCGAGCACGGGCAATACGAAGGCGGCCTCCGGCAATGGCGGGCCGCCCCCGCCTCCCTGA
- a CDS encoding TraR/DksA family transcriptional regulator, protein MPTPKKTESKAAAKKAPAPKKKTCGKTACKTPVEQEAPTKKKKAAEPKKAVKPARKAASPAAAVEKKPAPKTAKKAPARKAAASPAAPAPAPSRNELTDEQTEAIAAAKAQLAADPEWEPFVLMQRQHLMDLRDRALDNMSGVARDTLRNHPEGSEASGSGEHQADAGSDAYDRDFALSLLSKEQDGLYEIEQALARIDNGTYGICEMSYKVIPILRLEAIPFARLTVECQAQWEKEKGQNARFRPRVALGFAGGQNDVDLSVSLDDDEE, encoded by the coding sequence ATGCCTACTCCCAAGAAAACCGAAAGCAAGGCCGCCGCCAAAAAAGCTCCGGCTCCCAAGAAAAAGACCTGCGGGAAGACCGCCTGCAAGACGCCCGTAGAGCAAGAGGCTCCCACGAAAAAGAAAAAGGCTGCGGAACCGAAAAAGGCCGTCAAGCCGGCCAGGAAAGCCGCTTCCCCTGCCGCCGCTGTGGAAAAGAAGCCGGCACCGAAGACGGCTAAAAAGGCCCCGGCCAGGAAAGCCGCCGCTTCTCCCGCCGCTCCGGCGCCCGCTCCCTCCAGGAATGAGTTGACGGATGAACAGACGGAAGCCATCGCCGCCGCCAAGGCGCAGCTGGCTGCGGATCCGGAATGGGAACCCTTTGTGCTGATGCAGCGCCAGCACCTGATGGACCTGCGCGACAGGGCGCTGGACAACATGAGCGGCGTGGCCCGCGACACCCTCCGGAACCATCCGGAAGGCAGTGAAGCCTCCGGCTCCGGAGAGCACCAGGCGGACGCCGGCAGCGACGCCTATGACCGTGACTTCGCCCTCAGCCTTCTTTCCAAGGAACAGGACGGCCTGTATGAAATCGAGCAGGCGCTTGCCCGCATTGACAATGGAACGTACGGCATCTGTGAAATGTCATACAAGGTCATTCCCATCCTGCGCCTGGAGGCCATCCCCTTTGCGCGCCTTACCGTGGAATGCCAGGCCCAGTGGGAAAAGGAAAAAGGGCAGAACGCCCGGTTCCGCCCCAGGGTGGCCCTGGGCTTTGCGGGTGGACAAAATGATGTAGATTTATCTGTTTCACTTGACGATGATGAAGAATAG